A window from Falco naumanni isolate bFalNau1 chromosome 3, bFalNau1.pat, whole genome shotgun sequence encodes these proteins:
- the RECQL4 gene encoding ATP-dependent DNA helicase Q4 isoform X5: MERQQEVKALLKQWEAAFFREQRRRPSQADIEAAPEDTQRLYKEYKMLKQQRKELDPSQLSPSCQPAAQETPTAEQVPDFGCWGAHLNRQPKAPKLNHRSHAVPKASVQYYGMKLKSNLGAARKEIPLTPRKTLTPRRTTAVPRLQTNLGSGDKAASSAPAEPSQSKGGEPGDLLLPPSVSELAPIILAAGLKSPPPPLPPNKFQQLKQTVAQRLGSLDPAWLQRCQGTPGDEGTILGATQEGEQGEVSWAPLKQEETGGEVSVGDSRRKRPCGDSMAASTKLKRCRQGSAEGALSAASGLKQSKEEGEEEKERVATPKESEKVLDSSENLLGEVEEEKPRSTRRAVTASRAPSQRRGNFVKLNLKKKSHVRGYALRGNRLRKQVWKQKWQKKAEQYGGGTRSIDRSSDICFSCGRTGHWASACRGQGTAAGLLPEESSHADEEEEAPLPTLEEVARRTNSICPELSAERRGSSREGSEKILEASTYLDVRRMMYEPPAPPLPMEPLYSLGPEGKVRETPEEVFKALKALGYSSFRPGQEVAIMRILSGLSTLVVLSTGMGKSLCYQLPAYLYHKRSKCITLVVSPLVSLMNDQVSGLPPCLKAVCIHSNMTKAQREAAMEKVKQGGVQVLLLSPEALVGGSSSGSGCLPSADHLPAVAFACIDEAHCVSEWSHNFRPCYLRVCKVLRDHLGVRCFLGLTATATLATVRDVAQHLGIPAEEGIAVRSTAVPPNLRLSVSMDRDRDQALISLLQEERFGCLDSIIVYCTRQEETVRIAALIRTCLQGVLVREAREPGQDTAERKKAKAKKSGRQPLKWIADAYHAGLSAAERCRIQNSFMSGQLRVVVATVAFGMGLDKSDVRGVVHYNMPKNFESYVQEIGRAGRDGEPAHCHLFLDPEGRDLHELRRHIYGDTVDFFTVKKLVQKVFSPCKCLELHQKHQDVIRDGEVKDAKMAELLEEMVEEDSSVTRQSRQRVCYKHERAIPIQQTVESLDIREEGIETLLCYLELHPQRWLELLPPTYSSCRLQCYGGPQQLRATARRSPPVAVFMARERLAGRDHSQASLLEFDVVSLSDSMGWEVALVKRALRQLQWDPQLRKDSCSAGKSGVMVEFGDFSFHLRAYGDLTDQELDSVCDFLHQRVVAREKMALGQLRTCFQAFQSLGPILELEREETDVRAQCGLPDLQSSPCGGGGGEELLPEGSAQRLLREGACWRAG, from the exons ATGGAGCGGCAGCAGGAGGTGAAGGCCCTGCTGAAGCAATGGGAGGCGGCCTTCTTCCGTGAGCAGCGGCGCAGGCCCAGCCAG GCGGACATCGAAGCAGCTCCAGAGGACACCCAAC GGCTCTACAAGGAGTACAAGATGCTcaagcagcaaagaaaggagTTGGATCCTTCCCAGCTTAgcccctcctgccagccagcagcacaggagacTCCAACTGCAGAGCAG GTGCCAGACTTCGGTTGTTGGGGTGCACACCTGAACCGGCAGCCAAAAGCCCCCAAGCTGAACCATCGCAGCCACGCTGTGCCAAAAGCCTCAGTGCAATACTATGGGATGAAGCTGAAATCCAACCTGGGAGCTGCCAGGAAG GAGATACCCCTGACCCCAAGGAAGACCCTGACTCCCAGGAGGACCACAGCTGTCCCTAGACTTCAGACAAATTTGGGGAGTGGTGACAAAGCCGCATCCTCAGCACCGGCAGAGCCTTCGCAGAGCAAGGGAGGCGAGCCGGGAgatctcctccttcctccctcagtGTCAGAGCTGGCCCCCATCATCCTTGCTGCGGGGCTGAagtccccaccaccaccactgccaccgAATAAAttccagcagctgaagcagacaGTGGCACAGAGGCTGGGCTCGCTGgatcctgcctggctgcagaggtgcCAAGGGACACCTGGGGATGAGGGGACAATACTGGGTGCCACGCaggaaggggagcagggagaggtcAGCTGGGCCCCCTTAAAGCAGGAAGAGACTGGTGGAGAAGTATCGGTGGGAGATTCCAGGAGGAAAAGGCCATGTGGAGACAGCATGGCAGCTTCCACAAAGCTCAAGCGGTGCCGCCAAGGCTCAGCTGAGGGAGCGTTAAGTGCTGCCAGTGGGCTgaagcagagcaaggaggaaggggaggaggagaaagagcgTGTGGCAACCCCAAAGGAAAGTGAGAAGGTGCTGGATTCCTCAGAAAACCTCCTGGGGGAGGTGGAAGAGGAGAAACCCAGATCCACCCGCAGAGCAGTCACTGCCAG CAGAGCACCTTCACAGAGACGCGGCAACTTTGTCAAGCTTAACCTGAAGAAGAAATCTCATGTCCGAGGTTATGCCCTGCGGGGAAATCGCCTTCGCAAACAG GTGTGGAAGCAGAAGTGGCAGAAGAAAGCGGAACAGTACGGGGGAGGCACCAGATCCATTGACCGAAGCTCAGACATCTGCTTCAGTTGTGGCAGGACAGGACACTGGGCATCGGCGTGCCGGGGCCAAG GGACGGCTGCTGGCCTGCTGCCAGAGGAGAGCAGCCATGCcgatgaagaggaggaggctcCCCTGCCCACGCTGGAAGAAGTGGCTCGCAGGACAAACAGCATCTGCCCAGAGCTCTCTG CAGAGAGAAGAGGCAGCAGCCGGGAAGGATCTGAAAAGATTTTGGAGGCATCAACTTACCTGGATGTGCGAAGGATGATGTACGAGCCACCTGCCCCCCCTCTGCCCATGGAGCCCCTCTACAGCCTGGGGCCAGAGGGGAAGGTTCGAG AGACCCCAGAGGAGGTGTTCAAGGCTCTGAAGGCGCTGGGCTACAGCTCCTTCCGCCCGGGCCAGGAGGTGGCCATCATGAGGATCCTCTCAG GCCTGTCCACACTGGTGGTGTTATCGACGGGGATGGGGAAGTCCCTCTGCTACCAGCTCCCAGCTTACCTCTACCACAAGCGCTCCAAGTGCATCACCTTGGTTGTCTCCCCTTTGGTATCCCTGATGAATGACCAG GTCTCGGGGCTGCCGCCATGCCTGAAGGCTGTCTGTATCCACTCCAACATGACCAAAGCCCAGCGGGAAGCAGCGATGGAGAAG GTGAAGCAGGGCGGggtgcaggtgctgctgctctcgCCCGAGGCGCTGGTTGGTGGGAGCAGCTCAGGATCTGGCTGCCTGCCCTCTGCTGATCACCTGCCGGCCGTGGCCTTCGCCTGCATTGATGAAGCTCATTGTGTCTCCGAGTGGTCCCACAATTTCCGTCCCTGCTACCTGCGGGTCTGCAAG GTTCTCCGGGATCACCTGGGCGTGCGCTGCTTCCTGGGGCTGACAGCCACTGCCACCCTGGCCACAGTGCGGGACGTGGCCCAACACCTGGGTATCCCAGCAGAGGAAGGGATAGCAGTGCGCTCCACCGCTGTGCCCCCAAACCTGCGCCTCTCAGTCTCGATGGACAGGGACAGGGATCAG GCCCTGATCTCCCTGCTGCAAGAGGAGCGTTTTGGGTGCCTGGACTCCATCATAGTCTACTGCACGCGGCAGGAGGAGACAGTTCGCATTGCGGCACTCATCCGGACCTGCCTCCAAGGAGTGCTGGTCAGGGAAGccagggagccagggcaggacactgctgaaaggaagaaagcgAAGG CAAAGAAGAGTGGTCGCCAGCCACTGAAGTGGATTGCAGATGCTTACCATGCTGGCCTATCCGCTGCCGAACGCTGCCGCATCCAGAACAGCTTCATGAGTGGCCAGCTCCGCGTGGTGGTGGCCACGGTGGCTTTCGGCATGGGGCTGGATAAATCAGATGTCCGTGGTGTTGTACATTACAACATGCCGAAAAATTTTGAGAGTTACGTGCAGGAGATTGGCCGGGCCGGGCGAGACGGTGAGCCAGCTCACTGCCATCTGTTCTTGGACCCGGAG ggcagggatcTCCACGAGCTGCGACGCCACATTTACGGTGACACGGTGGATTTTTTCACTGTCAAGAAGCTGGTGCAGAaggttttttctccctgcaagtGCTTGGAGCTGCACCAAAAACACCAGGACGTCATCAGG GATGGGGAGGTGAAGGATGCCAAAATGGCCGAGCTCTTGGAGGAGATGGTGGAAGAGGACAGTAGCGTGAcgaggcagagcaggcagcggGTGTGCTACAAGCACGAGCGAGCTATCCCCATCCAACAAACTGTGGAGTCCCTGGACATACGGGAGGAAG GCATCGAGACCCTCCTGTGCTACCTGGAGCTGCACCCGCAGCgctggctggagctgctgcctcccacctaCTCTTCCTGCCGGCTGCAGTGCTATGGGGGACCCCAGCAGCTCCGGGCCACAGCGCGGAG GTCTCCCCCTGTCGCTGTCTTCATGGCCCGGGAGCGCCTGGCAGGGAGGGACCACAGCCAAGCCAGCTTGCTGGAGTTCGACGTGGTCTCGCTGAGCGACTCCATGGGTTGGGAAGTAGCGCTGGTGAAACGTGCCCTGCGCCAGCTCCAGTGGGATCCACAGCTGCGGAAAG acagctgcagtgcagggaaGAGTGGGGTCATGGTAGAGTTTGGAGATTTCTCTTTCCACCTACGTGCTTACGGTGACCTCACCGACCAGGAGCTGGACTCTGTCTGTGATTTCCTCCACCAAAGGGTGGTGGCCAGGGAGAAGATGGCTCTTGGCCAACTCCGCACCTGTTTCCAGGCCTTCCAGAG TTTGGGACCCATTTTGGAACTGGAAAGGGAGGAGACTGATGTCAGGGCACAGTGTGGCCTTCCAGACCTGCAGTCCTCACcctgtggaggaggaggaggagaagagctCCTGCCTGAAGGCTCTGCTCAGCGACTACTTCGAGAAGGAGCCTGCTGGAGAGCAGGCtga